From Terriglobales bacterium, a single genomic window includes:
- a CDS encoding MarR family winged helix-turn-helix transcriptional regulator, producing MDNSDNVDAWWNELERLERVLMCVGPDEVCCEGMTPRQTAILRTLIAQEGARLSDLAAASRITPSALTRNLEKLEKLGMVERVRGGQQDGRAAMVKITSAGRKARRRIDQLMRERARAVVASIPPSRREQVLTALREFSTALENNNCCGLQVGPKPGLLAANR from the coding sequence GTGGACAATTCTGACAACGTTGATGCTTGGTGGAACGAGCTGGAGCGGCTCGAGCGCGTGCTCATGTGCGTCGGTCCCGACGAGGTCTGCTGCGAAGGAATGACCCCGCGCCAGACCGCAATCCTGCGCACGCTCATCGCGCAGGAGGGCGCCCGGCTCTCCGACCTGGCCGCCGCTTCGCGTATTACTCCCAGCGCACTGACTCGCAACCTCGAGAAGCTGGAAAAGCTCGGCATGGTGGAACGGGTGCGCGGAGGGCAGCAGGACGGCCGCGCCGCCATGGTCAAGATCACCTCCGCCGGTCGCAAGGCTCGCCGTCGCATTGATCAGCTCATGCGCGAGCGCGCACGCGCCGTCGTCGCGTCCATTCCCCCATCCCGCCGTGAACAGGTCCTGACCGCCCTGCGCGAGTTCTCGACGGCGTTGGAAAACAACAACTGCTGTGGCCTCCAGGTTGGGCCGAAACCGGGTCTATTGGCCGCCAATCGTTAG
- a CDS encoding PilZ domain-containing protein yields the protein MTGIRASERWPIRCEIRCQAGDQTFEAESFDISENGMSFITDAHLPVDSEVELRYRLHPEDPLIIVRVLVRSQVGNRVGVQFLDLKHEHRERLLQHRARVAYAGKR from the coding sequence ATGACCGGAATCCGGGCGTCGGAACGCTGGCCGATTCGGTGCGAGATTCGTTGCCAGGCAGGAGATCAAACCTTTGAGGCCGAATCGTTTGACATCAGCGAAAACGGCATGTCTTTTATTACCGACGCGCATCTCCCCGTGGATAGCGAAGTGGAGTTGCGTTATCGGCTGCACCCGGAAGATCCCCTCATCATCGTGCGCGTCCTGGTCCGCTCGCAAGTTGGAAACCGTGTCGGCGTGCAGTTCCTCGACCTCAAGCACGAGCACCGCGAACGCCTGCTGCAGCATCGCGCGCGGGTCGCGTATGCGGGAAAGCGCTAG
- a CDS encoding transglutaminase-like domain-containing protein yields the protein MNRRHFLRSTSMACAGLALSNPQRLFAEPLSDELSTSGAWRTFEVITRVEVLKPSGITHVWLPAALIGATPFQKTLANTFHAEGGAAKLVENKADALGMIAATFPAGVKPVLFVTSRVALKNYSVDLTSPGHPRKASQAELQHYLQPTKSIPTDGIVRQNAVEITRGATTDVEKARVIYEWIVENTFRDPKTRGCGRGDIRFMLDSRDLGGKCADLNALYVGLARAVGLPARDVYGVRVAKSQLGYKSLGVASETVTKAQHCRAEVYLQAHGWVPVDPADVRKVVLEEPPGNRPLDDNMVKQARARLFGSWEMNWMAYNFGHDVVLPGSSGPPIAFLMYPQAETAEGRLDSLDPDHFKYEITAKEISSAA from the coding sequence ATGAACCGTCGTCATTTTCTGCGATCCACCAGTATGGCGTGCGCTGGTCTGGCGCTTTCCAATCCGCAGCGCCTCTTTGCCGAGCCCCTGTCTGACGAGCTGTCCACATCAGGCGCCTGGCGCACCTTCGAAGTCATAACTCGCGTCGAAGTTCTCAAACCCTCAGGAATCACACATGTATGGCTGCCGGCAGCGCTCATCGGCGCTACCCCTTTCCAGAAGACCCTCGCCAACACGTTCCACGCCGAAGGCGGCGCCGCCAAATTGGTCGAGAATAAGGCTGACGCGCTCGGAATGATCGCTGCCACTTTTCCTGCCGGAGTGAAGCCGGTGCTTTTCGTTACCAGCCGCGTCGCCCTCAAGAACTATTCCGTCGATCTCACCTCCCCGGGGCATCCTCGCAAAGCAAGCCAAGCAGAACTGCAGCATTACCTCCAGCCTACGAAGTCGATTCCCACCGACGGCATCGTCCGACAGAACGCAGTCGAGATCACCCGCGGCGCCACCACCGACGTTGAAAAGGCGCGCGTTATCTACGAGTGGATCGTGGAGAACACCTTCCGCGACCCGAAGACGCGCGGCTGCGGACGCGGCGATATCCGCTTTATGCTCGATTCCCGCGACTTGGGCGGCAAGTGTGCCGACCTCAACGCACTCTACGTGGGCCTGGCGCGCGCCGTCGGTCTTCCCGCCCGTGACGTCTACGGCGTTCGCGTTGCCAAGTCCCAGTTGGGCTACAAGAGCCTCGGAGTGGCGTCAGAAACCGTCACCAAGGCCCAGCACTGCCGCGCTGAGGTTTACCTGCAGGCCCATGGCTGGGTTCCCGTCGATCCTGCCGACGTGCGCAAGGTCGTGCTGGAAGAGCCGCCCGGCAACCGTCCTCTCGACGACAACATGGTCAAACAGGCCCGCGCCCGTCTCTTCGGTTCCTGGGAGATGAACTGGATGGCCTACAACTTTGGCCACGACGTGGTTTTGCCGGGATCGAGTGGCCCGCCCATTGCCTTCCTCATGTATCCGCAGGCGGAAACGGCGGAAGGCCGTCTCGACAGCCTCGATCCCGATCACTTCAAGTATGAGATTACCGCCAAGGAGATTTCCTCGGCGGCGTGA
- the xrtE gene encoding exosortase E/protease, VPEID-CTERM system — translation MSDCSLLQPNPAFPPECNSLALGNHSARALVRRIVLLALLFAAEAVAISLWLDTASLAHSSGLTRIVGAWGAYALRAVIGFCAIFTTFAFLKKRNTRFAEPGATESPSFSWGLLAGHGCALLVFAELSAVLFTNSATGLWSDAVAASWLVVGVSAIGLAALAFFPWTGWVQLLRGTGYLWIYAVVSTVAASLAGGAARLLWRQATYATFGLSKLLLKSVVSPVFAEPANMLLGTQAFKVTISPQCSGLEGAGLVLAFGTLWLLLFRRECRFPQSLLLLPAAIMLSFLLNVVRITALILIGHAGFPQIAARGFHSQAGWIFFNIIAVSFCLVIGRVSLFTSRAASAESREAQAENPTAGYLLPFLAILAAGLIAGAATASFEWLYPLRFLAAAAMLWTYRRRYDRLNWKCGWLAPAVGAIVAVMWIAADRAMGHGVAQGMPAELMAAPAATRFGWIALRLLGAVVTVPIAEELAFRGFLLRRLVASDFESVAFSFRSIPWTALLVSSVVFGILHGTRWLPGIAAGLLFGVLLLRRGRMGDAVVAHASANALLAAYVLLFHNWSLW, via the coding sequence GTGTCTGACTGCAGCCTGCTCCAACCCAATCCGGCGTTTCCGCCGGAATGCAATTCCTTAGCGCTGGGAAACCATTCGGCGCGCGCGCTGGTGCGGCGGATTGTGCTGCTTGCCCTGCTGTTCGCCGCGGAAGCGGTCGCAATTTCTCTATGGCTGGACACTGCATCTCTGGCGCACAGTTCGGGACTCACCCGAATCGTGGGTGCCTGGGGAGCTTACGCGCTGCGGGCAGTCATCGGTTTTTGCGCCATCTTTACCACGTTCGCTTTCCTGAAAAAACGAAACACGCGGTTCGCAGAGCCGGGTGCGACCGAATCACCGAGTTTTTCCTGGGGGCTGCTGGCGGGTCACGGCTGCGCCCTGCTGGTGTTCGCGGAACTGTCTGCCGTTCTGTTCACGAATTCAGCGACCGGCTTGTGGAGCGATGCCGTCGCAGCCAGTTGGCTTGTGGTGGGCGTGAGCGCGATCGGGCTTGCGGCCTTGGCATTCTTTCCCTGGACGGGCTGGGTGCAGTTATTACGCGGGACTGGGTATCTGTGGATTTATGCGGTGGTAAGCACGGTTGCGGCCAGCCTGGCCGGAGGCGCCGCGCGTTTGCTGTGGCGGCAGGCAACGTACGCCACCTTCGGCCTATCGAAGCTGCTGCTGAAGTCGGTGGTATCGCCGGTCTTTGCCGAACCGGCGAACATGCTGCTCGGCACGCAGGCTTTCAAGGTCACAATTTCGCCGCAGTGTTCCGGTCTTGAGGGCGCCGGACTGGTGCTCGCCTTTGGGACCCTGTGGTTGCTCCTGTTTCGGCGGGAATGCCGATTTCCGCAGTCGCTACTGCTGTTGCCGGCCGCGATCATGCTCAGCTTCCTGCTGAACGTGGTCCGAATCACGGCCTTGATCCTGATCGGCCATGCCGGCTTCCCGCAGATCGCCGCGCGCGGCTTTCATTCGCAAGCGGGATGGATTTTTTTCAACATCATTGCGGTGAGTTTCTGCCTGGTGATCGGGCGCGTTTCGCTGTTTACTTCGCGAGCCGCCAGCGCCGAATCGCGTGAAGCGCAGGCCGAGAACCCGACCGCAGGGTACCTTCTTCCCTTCCTGGCAATTCTGGCAGCGGGATTGATAGCCGGCGCGGCCACGGCAAGTTTCGAGTGGCTTTATCCGTTGCGGTTCCTGGCGGCAGCGGCCATGCTCTGGACTTACCGGCGGCGGTACGACCGGCTGAATTGGAAATGCGGCTGGCTGGCGCCTGCGGTGGGCGCGATCGTTGCCGTGATGTGGATTGCGGCAGACCGCGCGATGGGCCACGGCGTGGCACAGGGAATGCCCGCCGAACTGATGGCGGCGCCGGCCGCGACGCGCTTCGGTTGGATCGCTCTGCGCCTGTTGGGAGCCGTAGTAACGGTGCCCATCGCCGAGGAGCTTGCGTTTCGCGGCTTCCTGCTGCGGCGACTGGTAGCCAGCGATTTCGAATCGGTTGCTTTTTCGTTCCGGAGTATTCCCTGGACCGCGCTGCTGGTGTCCTCCGTGGTCTTCGGCATTCTGCACGGCACTCGCTGGTTACCCGGAATTGCCGCCGGCCTCCTGTTCGGTGTGCTGCTGCTGCGACGAGGCAGAATGGGCGATGCGGTGGTTGCCCACGCCAGCGCGAACGCGTTGCTTGCCGCTTACGTGCTCTTATTTCACAACTGGTCGCTGTGGTAA
- the cysS gene encoding cysteine--tRNA ligase: MPRFFNTLTGRVEDFQPMKNNEVRMYACGPTVYDYGHIGNFRTFVFVDLLRRFLRQSGFKLKHAMNITDVDDKIIRNAAERGISVQEYTQKYEKAFLEDTGFLNIERPEQLLRATEHIEEMAEFIKGLVDSGHAYRTEDGSYYFRIATFPSYGKLSKKDFGGIIEGARVDVDEYDKDNARDFALWKAPKAGEAFWETKIGPGRPGWHIECSTMAMKYLGETFDIHLGGEDLIFPHHENEIAQSEALTGKLFARFWMHARFLLVEGEKMSKSLGNFYTVRDLILKGHKPSALRFLLTSVPYRKQLNFTFDGLKSAAQSIERLRNFKLRLETSPLPAGSNPAIAKLANATVEQMNAALADDLNTAEALGKMFDMVREANAAADAGQLRKDDAAPLLKAMAWFDAIFAVLHDDDAQKMRQVLQWAKGEGRIQEASEATVEASKSVELSDARIDELIAQRQAARKSRNFARADEIRNELASAGIILEDTKDGVRWKKK; encoded by the coding sequence ATGCCGCGATTTTTCAATACTCTGACCGGCCGCGTCGAGGACTTCCAGCCGATGAAAAATAACGAGGTCCGCATGTATGCCTGCGGACCGACAGTGTACGACTACGGCCACATCGGCAATTTCCGCACTTTCGTCTTCGTGGACCTGCTGCGGCGTTTCCTCCGCCAAAGCGGCTTCAAGCTGAAGCACGCGATGAACATCACCGACGTGGACGACAAGATCATTCGCAACGCGGCCGAGCGGGGCATCAGCGTGCAGGAGTACACCCAGAAGTACGAGAAGGCGTTCCTGGAGGACACCGGCTTTCTCAACATCGAAAGACCGGAACAACTGTTGCGCGCCACGGAGCACATCGAGGAGATGGCGGAATTCATCAAGGGCCTGGTGGACAGCGGGCACGCTTACCGCACCGAAGACGGCTCGTATTACTTCCGCATCGCGACGTTTCCCAGCTACGGCAAATTGTCAAAGAAGGACTTCGGGGGGATCATCGAGGGAGCGCGCGTGGACGTGGACGAATACGACAAGGACAATGCGCGCGACTTCGCGTTGTGGAAGGCGCCCAAGGCGGGCGAAGCGTTTTGGGAGACGAAGATCGGACCGGGACGACCGGGGTGGCACATCGAGTGCTCCACCATGGCAATGAAGTACCTGGGCGAGACCTTCGACATCCACCTGGGCGGCGAAGACCTGATTTTCCCGCACCATGAAAATGAAATTGCGCAGTCGGAAGCGCTGACGGGAAAACTGTTCGCGCGTTTCTGGATGCACGCGCGGTTCTTGCTGGTGGAGGGCGAGAAGATGTCGAAATCGCTCGGCAACTTCTATACCGTGCGCGACTTGATCCTGAAGGGGCATAAACCGTCGGCGCTGCGGTTCCTGCTGACATCGGTGCCCTACCGCAAGCAGTTGAACTTCACCTTTGACGGGCTGAAGTCGGCGGCGCAATCGATCGAACGTTTGCGCAACTTCAAGCTGCGACTGGAAACGAGCCCGTTGCCCGCCGGAAGTAACCCCGCAATCGCGAAGCTTGCGAATGCAACAGTGGAGCAGATGAACGCGGCGCTGGCGGATGACCTGAACACCGCGGAAGCGCTGGGAAAAATGTTCGACATGGTGCGCGAGGCGAACGCGGCGGCCGATGCCGGGCAGTTGCGGAAGGACGATGCCGCGCCGCTGCTGAAGGCGATGGCGTGGTTCGACGCAATTTTCGCCGTCCTGCATGACGACGACGCGCAGAAGATGCGCCAAGTCCTGCAGTGGGCTAAGGGAGAAGGACGTATCCAGGAGGCGAGCGAAGCGACGGTGGAAGCGTCAAAGTCGGTGGAGTTAAGCGACGCCAGGATCGACGAGCTGATTGCGCAGCGTCAAGCCGCCCGCAAGTCGCGTAATTTCGCGCGCGCCGACGAGATCAGGAACGAACTGGCGAGCGCGGGAATCATCCTGGAGGACACCAAGGACGGGGTGAGGTGGAAGAAAAAGTAA
- a CDS encoding CDP-alcohol phosphatidyltransferase family protein → MLRQLLTAPNQLTLMRLIIIPFIIINIVDNNYRLALILLVIAGVSDGLDGLLARGLHQQTKLGQYLDPIADKLLLSTLFLVLSILHLIRWKYTVLVFSRDLCILLTCAVLYATTSIRDFRPSIFGKINTGAQVATIFFVLLFQVDSSPWVFFSRKVGLYATFAFTLISGLHYVFLIGQRIRTYEKSGRPAASGQ, encoded by the coding sequence ATGCTTCGCCAGCTTCTCACCGCGCCCAACCAGCTGACGCTGATGCGGCTGATCATCATTCCATTCATCATCATCAACATCGTGGACAACAATTACCGGCTGGCGCTGATCCTGCTGGTCATCGCGGGGGTGAGCGACGGACTGGACGGCCTTTTGGCGCGCGGGCTGCACCAGCAGACCAAGCTCGGCCAGTACCTGGATCCCATCGCCGACAAGCTGCTGCTGAGCACGCTGTTCCTGGTACTGTCGATTCTGCACCTCATCCGGTGGAAGTACACGGTGCTGGTCTTCAGCCGCGACCTGTGCATCCTGTTGACCTGCGCCGTGCTCTACGCGACGACTTCCATCCGCGACTTTCGTCCCAGCATCTTCGGCAAGATCAATACCGGCGCGCAGGTGGCAACGATTTTTTTCGTGCTGCTGTTTCAGGTGGACTCCAGCCCCTGGGTATTCTTCAGCCGCAAAGTGGGTCTGTACGCTACCTTCGCCTTCACGCTCATCTCGGGACTGCACTACGTGTTTCTGATCGGGCAGCGCATCCGGACCTACGAAAAGAGCGGACGCCCGGCAGCGTCAGGGCAATAA
- the arsM gene encoding arsenite methyltransferase, whose protein sequence is MKIQDAVKDHYGAVARGEQSGCGCGSTDELATKIGYSAEDLALAGQANLGLGCGNPLALAEIREGMTVLDLGSGAGFDAFLAWRRVGAAGRVIGVDMTDDMLAQARANAEKIGATNVEFRKGFIEQLPLPDSSVDLVISNCVINLSVDKPQVFREIARVLKPGGRLAVGDLVLLRQLPKEVAGSVSAYVGCIAGASIMTDYVQMALEAGLTDLSIPQIEHGKKLASAVAPTGCCGSDPIADAAANAIASIKLHGRKPV, encoded by the coding sequence ATGAAGATCCAGGATGCAGTAAAAGATCATTACGGCGCTGTTGCCCGTGGCGAGCAATCCGGATGCGGCTGCGGCTCCACCGACGAGCTTGCCACTAAGATCGGTTACTCGGCGGAAGATCTGGCGCTCGCCGGCCAGGCAAACCTCGGCTTGGGCTGCGGCAACCCGCTGGCCCTCGCGGAAATACGTGAAGGCATGACCGTGCTTGACCTGGGCAGCGGCGCCGGCTTCGACGCCTTCCTGGCATGGCGTCGCGTGGGAGCTGCCGGACGGGTCATTGGCGTGGATATGACCGACGACATGCTTGCGCAGGCGCGCGCCAATGCCGAAAAAATAGGCGCTACCAACGTCGAATTTCGCAAGGGCTTTATCGAGCAACTTCCGCTGCCTGACTCGTCCGTTGACCTGGTGATCAGCAATTGCGTCATCAACCTTAGCGTCGACAAGCCCCAAGTCTTTCGCGAGATCGCCCGCGTCCTCAAACCGGGCGGACGCCTCGCCGTCGGTGACCTGGTGCTCCTGCGGCAACTCCCCAAGGAGGTGGCCGGCAGCGTGAGCGCGTACGTCGGCTGTATCGCCGGCGCCAGCATAATGACCGATTACGTTCAGATGGCGCTGGAGGCAGGGCTCACCGATCTGTCGATTCCGCAGATCGAACACGGCAAGAAGCTGGCCAGCGCCGTCGCCCCCACTGGCTGTTGCGGCAGCGATCCCATTGCCGACGCGGCCGCGAATGCCATTGCGTCCATCAAGCTGCACGGCCGCAAACCGGTGTAG
- a CDS encoding sterol desaturase family protein yields the protein MPLERRWTRHGLILLLSTLFSTTALRATPVAIALAVSDSRFGLLNKAALPLAVRWIVAVLVLDFTRYAVHWCLHATRLWHVHQVHHSDPDFDVSTGARVHPLEVMVLQGANIATIALLAPPVSAVLFVELASAVQSFFSHANVSLPPSIDRWLHWLFVTPDMHRIHHSAQVAEQSRNFSDVFGFWDHMFGTYLAEPASGHEQMMVGLEECQDESSLGIGWMLMRPFRGTGPMVRSRSQ from the coding sequence ATGCCGCTCGAGCGCCGCTGGACGCGCCATGGCCTGATCCTGCTGCTGAGCACGCTGTTCTCGACGACGGCGTTACGAGCCACCCCGGTAGCCATCGCGCTGGCTGTGTCGGACAGCCGGTTTGGTTTACTCAACAAAGCCGCTCTGCCGCTTGCCGTGCGATGGATTGTCGCGGTGCTGGTTCTGGATTTCACGCGGTACGCGGTGCACTGGTGCCTGCATGCGACCCGTTTGTGGCACGTGCACCAGGTGCATCATTCGGATCCGGACTTCGATGTCTCCACCGGGGCGCGGGTGCATCCGCTGGAAGTTATGGTGCTGCAAGGAGCCAATATCGCGACCATCGCGCTGTTGGCGCCGCCGGTCAGCGCGGTGTTGTTCGTGGAACTGGCCTCTGCCGTGCAGAGCTTTTTCAGCCATGCCAACGTGTCACTCCCGCCGTCTATCGACCGCTGGCTGCACTGGCTATTTGTCACGCCGGACATGCATCGCATTCACCACTCGGCGCAAGTCGCCGAACAATCCAGGAACTTTTCCGACGTATTCGGATTCTGGGACCATATGTTTGGAACCTATCTGGCGGAGCCGGCCAGCGGCCACGAGCAGATGATGGTCGGGCTCGAAGAATGCCAGGACGAGAGCAGCCTTGGGATTGGCTGGATGCTGATGCGACCATTCCGAGGAACTGGTCCGATGGTTCGCTCGCGAAGCCAATAG